In Mauremys reevesii isolate NIE-2019 linkage group 13, ASM1616193v1, whole genome shotgun sequence, the sequence tggacctcccgtgtagattggtccaggctgaggttgatggaggggtggaagctgttgaaatcgtggtggaatttttcagactctccttcccatgggtccagatgatgaagatgtcatcaatgtagtgtaggtagagaaggggtgtgagtggacgggagctgaggaagcgttgttccaggtcggccataaaaatattggcatattgtggggccatgcgggtgcccatagtggtgccactgatctggagatatatattgtcatcaaatttgaaatagttgtgtgtgaggataaaggcacagagctcagcaaccagttgtgctgtggcatcatcagggatactgttcctgacagcttgtattccatcagtgtgtgggatgtttgtgtagagagcctctacatccatggtggctaggatggtgttttctggaaggtcaccaatgcattgtagtttcctcaggaaatcagtggtgtcacggtagcatagggtctgagcagagagtctacatatccagacagtccttcagtgagagttccaatgcccgagatgatggggcgtccaggatttccgggtttgtggatcttgggtagtagatagaataaccctggtcggggctctaagggtatgttgatttgttctggtgttagtgtggggagtgtcctgagtagatggtgcagtttcttagtgtattcctcagtgggatctgagggaagcagcctgtaaaatttggtattggagagttgtctggtggcctccttttggtagtcagacctgttcatgatgacaacagcacctcctttatcagcctctttgattataatgtcaggatggtttctgaggctgtggatggcattgcgttctgcatgacttaggttgtgaggcaagcgatgttgtttttccacaatttctgcctgtgcacgtcggtggaagcaatcaatgtataggtccagactgtcatttcgaccctcaggaggagtccatgtggagttcttcttcttgtgctgttggtgggagggtgactgtgtatcagtgcgctgttcagtgttgtcctgaaagtattctttgagtcggagacggcgaaagtaggcttccagatcgccgcagaactgtatcatgttggtgggggtggcagggcagaaggagagtccccgagataggacagactgttcttctgggctgagtgtgtggggttggatagattgacgatattgctgggtgggttaggggtaccacggttgtggcctcatgtggcaggtaggagtttagacggcttacagtcctttttcctttgtagagaggtgaagtgagtgatgtagatctcctgtcttattttagtgaagtccgtttgtatggaagtttggttattgatgagagtctccaggttggagagctcttttttgatgttttcctgtttctGTATAGGATGccgatcaggtggttcctcagtttctttgatagagtatggcataatctctcactgtggtctgtgtggtatgtagatagcagtggattttttacctttagtccattaggtatgatgtccatccgtttgcatttggaaaggaagatgatatccgtctgtatttgtgcaagtttcttcatgaggttgatggatttccactccatacggctaaatgcagtgccttgcatggtgtcaagtatcagagaggtagccgtgttagtctggttctgtaaaagcagcaaagaatcctgtggcaccttatagactaacagaggttttgcagcatgagctttcgtgggtgaatacccacttcgtcggatgcaagagtggaaatttccaggggcaggtaaatataagcaagcaagagataacaaggttagatcaatcagggaggatgaggccctgttctagcagttgaggtgtatTTGTGCAAGAAACTGaggcatcctatacagcaaacaggtggtgcctcagtttcttgctgctattgcaaagtatttacttgccagatatgctaaacattcatatgccccttcatgcttcagctaccattccagaggacatgcttccatgctgatgatgctcattaaaaaaaataatgcattaattaaatttgtgactgaactccttcagagagaatagtatgtctcctcttttgttttacctgcattctgccatatatttcatattctaccaatctcagatgatgacccagcacatgtttcttttaagaacactttcacagcagatttgacaaaacacaaagaaggtaccaatgtgtgATTTTAAAGAATagatacagcacttgacccaaggtttaagaatctgaagtgccttccaaaatctcagagggacgaggtgtggggAATGTTTTCAGATGTCTTAAGAGAGCAACACTTtaatgaggaaactacagaatccaaaccaccaaaaaagaaaatcaaccttctgctggtgccatctgagtcagatgatgaaaatgaacatgtgttggtatgctctgctttggatcgttattgagtagaacccgtcatcagcatggacgcacatcccctggaatggtggttgccgcatgaaggggcatatgaagtACATCTGCACGTAAATATTGTGACAGACcgagaccagtggggtacaggagtctggtagagggcaaatatactggtcactggatgagtagttttctgttccctgagtgaccagagcagaggctgcactagagtaatcaggaacctgctagagccaattaaggcaggcaggctgatTACAGCACCTACAGCCAATCCAGGCAGGCTAATCCGGgaacctgggtttaaaaaggagctcactccagtcaggtggggaggaaccagaggagaggaagtgcgtgtgaggagctggaagcaagaggcaccaggagctCAGAGTGAGagggtgctgctgctggaggactaaggagtacaagtgttatcagacaccaggaggaaggtcctgtggtgaggataaagaaggtgtttggaggaggccatggggaagtagcccagggagttgtagctgtcatgcagctgttacaggaggcactatagacagctgcaatccacagggccctgggctggaatcaggagtagagggcgggcccgggttccccccaaacctcccaactcctgatcagacacaggaggagttgacccagactgtgggggaagatcactgaggtgagcaaatctgccaacaagcgcaggacccaccaaggtagaggaggaactttgtcacaatatcttgcgatgctggctacaacagagccatgcaaatgcctgttctcactttcaggtgacattataaacaagacgtgggcagcattatctcctgcaaattgtaaccaaatttgtttgtctgagcgattggctgaagtaggactgagtggatttgtaggttctaaagttttatattgttttattgtgCCACACACCAGGCAAAAATCTGCTATACATTATCTTAACATTCATGCCCCAAAAGACTTGGAGGCAGATTTTGACGTTTAATTCCATCAGTGTAAATCCATTGAAGCTGTTTCTGATCACACTCATGGTTTACACAAGTACAATTTCATCggtcaaagattttttttcccttttgatgCTAGTAAAAAGGTATATTTAAACTGAGGTTAGGAACATACCCCAGTATAAACCTGTTGGGACTGAGAGGAGAATGCAAACCATCAACCTTATTGAAGTTACTCTGGATTGACAGTGTTCTGACAGGAGAACTGGAGCAAAATAATGTCAGTCCTGATTCATGTGTGGAGAGATAGTGGACAAGTCatgatagatagatggatagatagattagatgtcTGTTTGACTTGATTTAAAGTATCAAACTAATatgcagtttttctttttaattctcaAGTTGAATTATACTGaagaagaaaatgagaaaaaacaCCTCTGTGATTGAGTTTGTCATACTGGGCTTCTCTGATTACCCAGACATGAATCCTGGTTTGTTCATGGTTTTTCTATGTATTTACATCATCACAGTGCTGGGCAACATCCTCATTATTATCATCATAAGTGTGGATCCTGTTCTGCACACTCCTATGTATTTCTTCCTCAGGACCTTGTCTTTCCTGGAGATCTGTTACACATCAGTGACTCTACCCAAGATACTAGCCAACTTGGTCTCAGAGAGTAAAACCATGTCCTTTGCCAGTTGTGCTGTACAGATGTATTTCCATCTATTCTTCGGTGTTACTGAATGCTTTCTGCTTGCTTGTATGGCCTATGACCGCTATAGTGCCATATGCAAACCATTGCACTACACTGCCATCATGAATAATAGGGTTTGCATCCAGCTGACAGGTGCTTCAACTATCTGTGGCACCTTGGCGGCCATGGGGCACACTACTTTTGTCTTCACACTTCCTTTTTGTGGATCCAATGTAATCAATCATTTATTTTGTGAAATCCAACCAGTGCTGAAACTGGTGTGTGGGGACACCTTTTGGATTGAGATCCTGATAATTTTGGGTGCTGCCTTCATCCTCATACTGCCTTTCATGCTGATCCTGGTGTCCTACATCtatatcatctccaccatcctgaaaATTAGGTCCACTGAAGGCAGGCGcagagccttctccacctgctcctcacaCCTCATCGTGGTAACATTGTTCTATGGGCCGGGCCTTATCATGTATCTGCATCCCAAGTCCAGTTTCTCTCCAGATGTGAACAAGTTACTCTCTCTGTTCTACTCAGTGGTGACTCCGATTTTGAACCCCATTATCTACAGCTTCAGGAATAAGGagatgaaaagtgctttgaggaAAATAGGGATGAAGATATTTCATTCAGAAATATAGATAATTTCCCTTCAGCTGGGTTATGCCCTCTCAAGAGACTCTACAGCATGGAAGACACATCTCAACATTATGAGGAAATTTATCTAATCAAATGTAGTGCTAGAAAACTTTTTTTGAAGTTTGTATTTCAATTAgtttttataattaaaattatgaattttcagcaaaagaaatgaggattttttTCAATCCTCTTCTGTCCTAAAAATCTGTgactatttagaaaagaaaagaaaagaaaagaaaattacactgcCCCCTCTTTGCATTTTTTGACCAGTTCTTATTCTAGTGTGTCTATATTTCGTAGAAAAATCTCTCATATTTAAATTAGAGTTGGCTGAAAATGCTTTGCTATTATTTTTTCAGCTTCAATAGAAGTATTTAAGTATTTAAAACattgctacccctctgatatttataaTTAGATTGCACATGGTATATCTGAGGTCTAGGAGGAAATGTGCATTGCTGGTGAACTCCTATATATCATTCTTTGGTCCTGGGACACGTAAAACCATTAATCACAACATCTATTTTTCACCAGGAATTCATTGCTTATCAGGGGTACATCCAGTGTGATTAATATGTCTCCTTCTCACCAGGCCTAAATTTTAGGCATATTGAAAaccactgtgattcacaaagcctgggTTTGGGGCGTAGCTTGCTTGTAGAATGAGAGGAGGGAGATAGACTCCAAACAATGGGCTCCACAAAAGCCAGGATCTAGTGGGAGATGCTGAATTGAGGCatgtgtgctaagccctgcccctccacaggAGTCCAGTGCCTAGGTCCAGACTGAAGTGAAGTGCTTATCTCTGCTTGTGATGTCCAGAAAGGAACTGTCTTCTGGAGGTAGGTTCCTGAGGGGTTTCTTGCAAGAAACAATGGAGGAGGAGTTGGGTGCAATAGCAGCTTCCCTATAACTTTTAGCTTAGAGGCTTTGGTacacacctgggaggtgggagacccacatTCACTTCCCCATCTATCcgatgaggagaagggatttgtaGAGGGGGTTTCCACCTCCCAGATGAGTGCCTTAACAACTGAGCTCTGGGATATTCTGTTGTGGggttccctcagcctcacctGTTGAATAGAGTACCAATTTacataaataattaaagagtcgTCAGAGCAGTGCACCTGGTTCCTGGGGCTGCCACCTTCCAGGGGAGAACCTCAACCACCAAACTAGAGGGTGATTCTCACATGCTCTTTGTCCTAATGAATATGCAAGTATTTATCAAAAAAAGCCATGAGAGGCAAGAAATGTCTGTTCAAATTCTTGGTCCTTTTCAGGGGAGGGGAACTTGAACAGGGGATGTCCCATACCCCATCTGGGTGTCCTAACTGTAGGTACCCTCTACTAAAGGGGTGTCTTAACTGGTTTGGGATTGTTACAGTTGGGAAAATCCTGAGTGCTGCAATCCAGCCTTGGAGACTACAACTCCCAAGATGCCTAGGGAAAAAAAGACACTTCTGCATCAAAGGGATGCAGGGAGACCATGCAGTGAGCGCCATCTTGGTGGGGAGCTGAGATCctgccaggggtgtgtgtgtggagatttCTTTGTGAAGCTCTTTGCAAGCCAGGACTGCTGCTAGAAAGCCAGCAGCTGCTATTGAGAGTCTGCTGGGACTTTGGCCTAGCCAGGAGCCAGGGCAGCTAGTGTTGGGCTTCGCTGGAGCCAGTGCAGAGAATGTTGCTGTACCCAGAACTGACTGAAGTGGGTCTGCAGTGAAGAGCATGTGAGCAGGGTTGTAAACATCTGGTTTTGGACCAGAACTCGTGGTAGAAAAGGGACACTGGCGGCTCCAGTAACCAGTGCTGACCATGCCACTGAAAGTCCAGTCGGCAGCGCAGCAGGATAAGGCGGGCTCCCTGCATGCCCTGGCTCCACGTGGGtccctggaagcagcggcatgtcccccctctggctcctaggctatGGGGTagccagggagctctgtgagctgcccctgctctgagctccggctccccagctcccattgtccaggaaccacagccaatgggagatgtgggggtggtgcctgcagatggtgcATCACGTTGAGCCGCCTGGCTGCGTATCCTCCTAGGAGATGGTAggaggacatgccactgcttccgggagacaTTTGAGGTAAGTCTTCACCTCcaactgcaccccaaccccctacctcaTCCCTGAGCCACCTcttgcacctcaaacccctcatcaccagccccactccagagcctgcatccccagctggagaccTAATCCCATCCTGCACTCTCACCCCCAGGCATAGcgcagagctccctcccacactcagaACCCCTCATTTCAGGCCACACCCCAAAGCCTGTACCCCCAGCCgtaaccctccctccctcccacactctgaatcaCTTGGGTCCAGCCCatacccccctcctgcaccccaatcccctcatcctcagccccaccgcagagcctgcactcccatccAGAGCCCTCATTGCCTGCCTCAACcgaaccctgtgccccagcccggtgaaattGAGTGAGTCAGGGAAAGTGCgggagatggagtgagtggggtgggacctcagagaagggtggggctgggattggGCCAAAACTGTTTGGTTTTCTGTAATCAGAAATTTGGCAACCCTAAATTTGAGTTACCACCACCTTTGTTGTTTGGGAAAGTTCTTGCAAGGGATTTGGGGACATCAATGAGACTGTAAGGGGTTGCCTGAGTCTGGAAAGAGATGAAGAGGTCTTATCATCCATCCAGGATCCAGGGTTATTGATCTCTGGTTGTAAACATTCCCACCTTCAGAGGGCTTATGAAGCATTTAATGACCTAAAGTTAGCAGCTCTCTGCCCCTTGTCAACTGGGCTGGATGGCTTTATTGGACCAGCAAAATGTTGTCTCCAGGTTCGACATCTTCTAGCAGGCCCATGCAAGTGTCTTCAACTCTGACATTGAGAGGAGGGCACATTCCGGGGTGGGGTAACTGGTGCTGGTGCAAATGTAAGCTGGTTAAATTTCATTCACGGCTGTACACTGTATTTATTAATTGATTTATTGAAGTGCCACCCGCTGATTTAAATTGGTTGTGACATTTTTAATTATTCTCAATCTGTTATATCGCATTTTCTTAAATTGTTAAATAAAGGTGTGTTTGTTCTAATCTAAGTGTCTATCGGGTGTTTATAATCAGTGCCTTGAGTAAGACCCATTGCATAGATTAGCTCAGGCTTATTCCTGGAGATTCCCAAGGTATGTCATTGAGTGGATGCAGGACCCAGTCCTGTGGAGGAACCACCAAGATTCCATCTTTGCTGGTTTGTGGGTTTCACTGAGCCTTATATACAACATTGTCTTGGAACTaaacaacatttttatttaaaaatagagcAACATAAAATTAAGACAGCTCACATTAAATCCATTAAAACTAGCTAATTgttagatctcaaaatgtaactgtaaacagggaatcatcactgagtggGAATGTGTCTAGCGAGGTCCTATAGGTATCAGTACTTAGCCTTTCACtagtcaacattttcatcaattaTCTGGATTCCATTTGTAGGTGACACAAAAGTTAGGGCTGTAGAAAATAACGGAGCAGTtaggtccaggggcggctctacaaagtaggctgccccaagcagcgtggagcgctgcgccgcccttccccggtcccgcggcgggtcccctcttcccgcggctccggcttcctggggagggcggcatttggctccggtggagctcccgccggcatgcctgcagcaggtccaccggagcccgggacgagcggacctcccgcagtcatgcctgcgggagctcaaccggagccgcgggacgacgggacccgccgcagtcatgcctgcggcaggtccgctcgtcccgggctccggtggacctgccgcaggcatgccggcgggagctccaccggagccaaatgacgccctccccaggatgccgccccaagcgggcgcttggcccgctggtgcctagagccgcccctggttaggtCACTGATTCTGCGTGATCTGAATCCCTTGGTTAACTGTGAACAAGCATACTATTGGCTTTTTAATCCAGCTACATGTAAGTGTATGCATCTAGGAAGAATGAATGCAGGCCATACGTACAGCatgggagactctatcctgggaaacagtgactctggAAAACATTTGAGGGTTGTAGTAGAAAACCAggtgaacatgagctctcagtgcaatgctctgggctaATTCCATCCtgtgatgcataaacaggggaatctcgagcaGGAGTAGAGGGTTTATTTCACCACTATATTTGCTACTGGTGTAACCACTGCTGAAATGCTGTCTACTTCTtctgtccacaattcaagaaggttaCTGATAAATTtgagaggtttcagagaagagccatgaaaatgattaaaggattagaaaacctgccttacagtgatggACTAAAGGAGCTCAATCGATTTTGCTTTAGAAAAGGaaaattgagaggtgacttgattacagtgtataagtatctACAGAGAGAACACAtattttaataatgggctcttcaatttagGAGAAAAAGATATAACATGATGGAATGGCTgaaagttaaagctagacaaattcagaccagtAGTAGGGCATACACTACACATTGGAACAATtaaccaagggtcatggtggattctccctcactgacaatttttaaatcaagattggatgtttttcaaaaagatctgttctaagaattattttggggaagttctgtggacTGTggtatacaggaagtcagatgaggtgatcacaacagtcccttctgtccttggaatctatgaatccagaTGCCTAGAGAGAGGCCACAGTGCTCATGCCGAGAGCCTTACAAGCAGGTATCAAGGATATATTGACATCAAGAAACAGAGCTGCCTATAAGGCTTTGTGAACACCAGTGGTAGCTAAAtctgggatttgggcacctaaagtgGCATTTAGGCACCAACCTCTCTTTGTGAATTTAACCCTAACCCTTCCTCACAATGGGAGTCGTGGGGTAATGTTTCTATTGACGTGCATTAAAGGACATATTTTCAAAGGATTCTGCTCATTCAAGTGCCTAACTGTGAGTCAAGTCAATAGGAATTAAGAATGTATATATCTTGATAAacatgggcctggctgcttaagTCACTTTCAGAAATGGTACTTAAGCTTGTaaatcacttaggcctggtctacactaggagtttatgtcaaatttattagcgttaattcgatttaaccgtgcaaccgtccacaccaggatgctaattagttcgacatagagggctctttagttcgaattcggtactccaccccgacgaggggagtagcgctaaattcgacatggctatgtcgaattaggctaggtgtggatgcaaatcgaacttagtagctccgggagctatcccacagtgcaccactctgttgacgctctggacagcagtccgagctcagatgttctgatcagccatacaggaaaagccccgggaaaatttgaattccttttcctgtctggccagttcgaatctcatttcctgtgttgatatcgtggcgagctcagcagcacgatgcagagctctccagcagaggagtctagggaatctcagagtagaaagagggccccagcatggactgaccgggaagtcttggatctgatcgctgtgtggggcgatgagtctgtgctttcggagctgcgctccaaaaaacggaatgcaaagacctacgagaaggtctccaaagccatggcactcagcggatacagccgggatgcaacgaagtgccgcatgaaaatcaaggacctgagacaaggctaccaaaaaatcaaagcggcaaacggacgctctggagcccagccccagacatgccgcttctaggaggcactgcatgccattctcggtgggtctgccaccactgccccaccagtgaccgtggactctgaggatgggatagtgtcgacgggcagtttctcggcgatgtttgccgatggggaagatgaggaagggtttgtggaggacgaggtaggcgacagcgcttacaatactgctttccccgacagccaggatctcttcatcaccctcacagagatcccctaccaaccctacccggccgttaacccagactctgaatcaggggaaggatcagtcagtaagtgctataaacatgtaaacatttattttttaaaaaacaggaataaaaactatatgaaaagaaggtaaatacatatagggatcgaacagaaatcctcttgggacagttccacgaagctctcggagaggtactcgaaaagcctccgcaggaggttcctggggagaggtgccttattgggtgctccgtggaagcacactgtTCCGCGCcgggccatcctgaggtacaatgggagcattgcctcgaccagcatggcagcatagggccctggtctgtgcagggattcacgcagcatgagctctctgtctctcctagtgacccgcctcagggtgatctcgctcggcgactgctgcatctaattaggggaattactgtaatgttactattgtgaatgcttgacttttcctttgcataacaatggccgtcgtttaacagccacgtgttggaggctgcagaggaaaagcatacagggatctttcctggggacagccgtgaggggctggaacagggtcagactttgtgctttccagattgcctgtagcaggagggcactgctatccattaactgttaagcagcctaaagtttacggcttaccaggcctggctgctacacggattctgctgtcctgccccgcttgtccgatctccagtgcaagaccccaggcaatgaaagcgaatgctgaaaattcgaacttgtcctgagagcacatgagataggtgccctgtatggtcttgttcacagaaactgagtagactgtgttcagtgttcgcaaacatgtatctttgcaaggaaatcacttccttttaccCATCACATAGCTGCTGCTCTTTCctgaactgccccggcatccccctcacagaggctggcgcacattaggcggtgaaagaaaaagactcgggacgagatgttcgctgaactgatggcctgctccagagccgaggcggcccagcagagccagtggagggagaccctctctcagcagcagcgctcacacagtgaacgggaggacaggtggcggcaggaagaccagcaggcgactcaaacgctgcttggactaatgagggagcaaacggacacgctccggcgccttgtggatgttctgcaggaccgcaggcaggagcagagagcccccctgaactgtatctgcaactgccctcccccgccacaaagtcctgtccccccctcacccaaaatcacaagaaggaggggtgctaggggccgtgaaaactgtcactccaccccagcagagcgctcatgtaccaaacagctctcattccctaaagtatgagaattgcttcccttcctggctcacccgatccaaaATCCCAGTATCATCCCcaaactgtgtagttgagtattaaaaatagtttgctgttcattagtgtttccatcatgtttctttgcagaagactttgtgtgaaggggagataggggtttgttaattgcataggacagccaccattaccagggtacagacatgggggcaggatcaacagcaggtcacacacagagtgcagtcactaggcacccgggtcactgtgggaggtgtctgctgccccaggtcagtctgggaggtgtatgccgccccagggtccgagcgcctggcatccacaaatggcaaggcaggctgcccttaccatgcccttccaccctagccatgaacctctctgatgccctgagccccagccagagccatcatacccctacacctactcacccttcccacacacccctcaccccttcctgcaaacccaccccttcctgcacaccctcctgtaaccgtcctccccccagagaccgctgtaggagcaggagcctgtcagtcctcgagtgcagaagcggtctgtacatcactgcacaccgtacccaccacactctccatccctgtttgaaccctttaacgcgaattcgttagtaaagaaaactttgtgaattaaaaatgaccaataactttatttttaaacgtctgttggaaggggggaaacctggtgaatggggtatgtaacccctgaaaaaagtcaatagtaactgaaacaggggcaggttcagcttctctgtaaagagactggacagtcataagttaccctgctctctgagaacctagctttcaaagcctcccggatgcacagcgcttcccgctgggctcttctaatcgcacggctgtctggctgagcgtaatcagcagccaggcgatttgcctcaacctcccatcccgccataaaggtctcccccttgctctcacagagattgtggagcacacagcaagctgcaataacaatggggatattggtttcgctgagatccgagcgagtcagtaagctcctccatctccccttgagatgtccgaaagcaaactccaccaccattctgcacttgctcagccggtagttgaagagctccttgtcactgtccagggcacctgtatagggcttcatgagccagggtattagcgggtaggctgggtccccgaggatcactgtaggcatctccacatccccaacacttatatggtggtccgggaagaaactaccttcctgcaggcgtctaaacagaccagagttcctgaaaacacgcgcatcatgaaccttgcccggccacccgacgtagatgttggtaaaacgtcccctatggtccaccagtgcttgcagcaccattgaaaagtagccctttcggttaatatactggctggcctggttggccggtcccaggatagggatgtgagtgccatctatagccccaccgcagtttgggaatcccatcgcggcgaagccatctatgacgacctggaagtttcccagggtcactac encodes:
- the LOC120381107 gene encoding olfactory receptor 10C1-like; this translates as MRKNTSVIEFVILGFSDYPDMNPGLFMVFLCIYIITVLGNILIIIIISVDPVLHTPMYFFLRTLSFLEICYTSVTLPKILANLVSESKTMSFASCAVQMYFHLFFGVTECFLLACMAYDRYSAICKPLHYTAIMNNRVCIQLTGASTICGTLAAMGHTTFVFTLPFCGSNVINHLFCEIQPVLKLVCGDTFWIEILIILGAAFILILPFMLILVSYIYIISTILKIRSTEGRRRAFSTCSSHLIVVTLFYGPGLIMYLHPKSSFSPDVNKLLSLFYSVVTPILNPIIYSFRNKEMKSALRKIGMKIFHSEI